AATCAGGCAGGGGCGTTTTTTCTTGATTTCACTGCCTACTGTTGGGTCTAAATTGACAACAACAATGTCATACTGCAAATAATTTATCATTTTAGTCCCAATTTTCGTCGTCAAGAACACCATCAATGAGTAACGTGTCGTCCCCGTTACGGTGCATTTCTGCAAAGGCAGCTTCCCAATTTTTTCGGGGTTCAGAAATAGGTTTTAAGATGATATAATCATTCTCTAAAATAAGTTCTACTTTGTCAGTAATTTGATACTTATCTAAGAGGTTTTTACTTATCCTGATGCCTTTTGAGTTGCCAATCTGTATTACTGAAACTTGCATAGTCCTTAGGTTTTGCATTGCTTGTATTTACAACGTAATTACTGTTTGTTTGGTTGTACTTTTTGTACTTTGCTTTTGCAGTGGGGCATAACGGAAAAATCCTTGCGAAGGGCGGATTTGATACTACTTTCCTTTCTACTCACAAAAATTTATAGAAAGTGCAAAAGTTTAAATTAAGCATATCTGTTTGCCTTTTGGCAAACTTAATGTTTTCATCGGTTTTGCTTTTTTTCGTTACGCAAAGCCTCTACTTGCTCAACTGTTAAACCTGTGTGCTTGCTAATTTCTTTATTTGAAAGTCGTGTTTCCAAAAGACTTTTCGCAATCTCAATTTCTCGTTCCTCGATTGCCGTTTCTCTGGCTGTTTCAATCGCACTTTTCATGCCCCAATATTGAATAAGATTTTCTTCATAAATGGCACGCTGTTCGGCACTTAAACCTGCTAACTCCGCAGTTCCGAAGGCTTTTTGAAAAATAGGCTCGTTAAGGATACTTGGAATATGGTCAAAACTTTCTAAGTTTTTCAAAAAGTAGCACCATTTGTCAAACTTCGTTTTCAGTTCGTTCTCCTTCAAATTGAACAAAGGCATTTGCAAAAACTTGAAATGCAATTTATCAAAAAATACATCTCCGTCTTGGTCTTTCAAAGCCACATCACGCCTAAATTTTCGCCTT
The Hugenholtzia roseola DSM 9546 DNA segment above includes these coding regions:
- a CDS encoding Rpn family recombination-promoting nuclease/putative transposase, coding for MTFIARLTGEWNFAERKAIFDIHCKAVSGERFIVEMQKAKVKYFKDRSLFYVTFPIRDQAQQGDWNFRLEPIYFVAILDFEYDEAEERRKFRRDVALKDQDGDVFFDKLHFKFLQMPLFNLKENELKTKFDKWCYFLKNLESFDHIPSILNEPIFQKAFGTAELAGLSAEQRAIYEENLIQYWGMKSAIETARETAIEEREIEIAKSLLETRLSNKEISKHTGLTVEQVEALRNEKKQNR
- a CDS encoding AbrB/MazE/SpoVT family DNA-binding domain-containing protein, giving the protein MQVSVIQIGNSKGIRISKNLLDKYQITDKVELILENDYIILKPISEPRKNWEAAFAEMHRNGDDTLLIDGVLDDENWD